The following are encoded together in the Adhaeribacter arboris genome:
- the fbaA gene encoding class II fructose-bisphosphate aldolase, with the protein MSDVMTKFKPGVLFGDDVQALFNYANENNFALPAVNVIGTNSVNAVLETAKAVNSPVIIQFSHGGAQFFAGKGLSNDAQKAAIIGGISGAHHVHLMAEAYGVPVVLHTDHAAKKLLPWIDGLLDAGEKFYAQHGKPLYSSHMLDLSEEDIQENIETCARYFERMNKIGMTVEIELGVTGGEEDGVDNSDIDSSHLYTQPEHVAYAYETLKAISDHFTIAAAFGNVHGVYKPGNVELRPEILKNSQDYIQQKYGTDANPVNFVFHGGSGSEKEKITQAIEYGAVKMNIDTDMQWAFWDGVKNYYEKKKDYLQAQIGNPEGEDSPNKKYYDPRVWLRSGEQTFIDRLKEAFADLNALNRN; encoded by the coding sequence ATGAGTGATGTAATGACTAAATTTAAACCAGGCGTTTTGTTCGGCGATGATGTGCAAGCCTTATTTAATTACGCCAATGAAAATAATTTTGCCCTACCTGCAGTTAACGTTATTGGTACTAACTCGGTAAATGCCGTATTAGAAACGGCTAAAGCGGTAAATTCGCCCGTTATCATTCAGTTCTCGCACGGGGGAGCACAATTTTTTGCCGGTAAAGGTTTAAGTAACGATGCTCAAAAAGCTGCCATTATTGGTGGTATTTCCGGAGCGCACCACGTTCATTTAATGGCGGAAGCTTATGGCGTTCCGGTTGTGTTACATACCGACCACGCTGCCAAAAAATTATTACCCTGGATTGATGGTTTACTAGATGCTGGTGAAAAGTTTTATGCCCAGCATGGTAAACCCTTATACAGCTCTCACATGCTCGATTTATCGGAAGAAGATATCCAGGAAAACATTGAAACTTGCGCCCGCTATTTTGAAAGAATGAATAAAATAGGTATGACGGTAGAAATTGAATTAGGAGTTACCGGGGGGGAAGAAGATGGGGTAGACAACTCAGATATAGATAGCTCGCATTTATATACGCAACCCGAACACGTAGCTTATGCTTACGAAACCTTAAAAGCCATCAGCGATCATTTTACAATTGCTGCGGCCTTTGGTAACGTACACGGGGTTTACAAACCAGGCAACGTTGAGTTGCGGCCGGAAATTTTAAAAAATTCGCAGGATTACATTCAACAGAAATACGGAACGGATGCTAATCCGGTAAATTTTGTGTTCCACGGTGGTTCCGGTTCCGAAAAAGAAAAAATTACCCAGGCTATAGAGTACGGTGCCGTAAAAATGAACATTGATACGGATATGCAATGGGCGTTTTGGGACGGAGTAAAGAATTACTACGAAAAGAAAAAAGATTACTTACAGGCACAGATTGGCAACCCCGAAGGCGAAGATAGCCCCAACAAAAAATATTATGACCCAAGAGTGTGGTTACGTTCTGGCGAACAAACTTTTATTGATCGTTTAAAAGAAGCATTTGCTGACTTAAACGCTTTAAACCGTAATTAA
- a CDS encoding 1-acyl-sn-glycerol-3-phosphate acyltransferase has product MFYRKIEVKQAAPLPDKGPLLLVANHPNTFMDPIVIASLLKQEVYFIAKSTVFSSPFRKWLLQKMNLIPVYRREDGPVVAGANDNTFEKCYKFLNAQGTLLIFPEGNSFNERRLRPLKTGAARIALGAAARLNFTQEVRIIPIGLNYLEPTRFRSKLLINVAPPIEVNRLAAGYQQDAGKAFHALTNQIRAALEANIIHTHSHVDDELVYQVETVFKKHVLAANEANNSEQEFQLTQRIVASLAYFKKHNPEKVMAIQRKLSAYLQQIRELNLQDTVFYSSTGRRHLGKWLLASGLFLLIGLPLYLFGLITNYLPYIIPAKVANALTEEAEFISPILLTTGIFTFPIFYGVELYLVWYVTHSWLLVFLFFICLPIAGFFVLHYYKQLQNIRANLRLQTLFFNERKLINTLIRQREELLAELELARQEYLQKVQQVP; this is encoded by the coding sequence GTGTTTTATAGAAAAATAGAAGTAAAACAAGCCGCGCCATTGCCGGATAAAGGGCCACTTTTATTAGTAGCGAACCACCCTAACACGTTTATGGATCCTATTGTTATTGCTTCTTTGTTAAAGCAGGAAGTTTACTTTATCGCGAAAAGCACTGTTTTTAGTTCACCGTTCCGGAAATGGCTTTTGCAAAAGATGAATCTTATTCCGGTTTACCGACGGGAAGACGGCCCGGTAGTTGCCGGAGCGAATGATAATACTTTCGAGAAATGTTATAAATTTCTGAATGCGCAGGGTACTTTATTAATTTTTCCGGAAGGCAATAGCTTTAACGAACGACGGCTACGGCCGCTAAAAACCGGTGCGGCCCGCATTGCTTTAGGAGCCGCCGCCCGGCTTAATTTCACGCAAGAAGTTCGTATTATTCCAATTGGTTTAAATTATTTAGAACCTACTCGTTTCAGGAGTAAGTTGTTAATAAACGTGGCTCCGCCTATTGAGGTAAACAGGTTAGCTGCCGGGTACCAGCAAGATGCGGGAAAAGCTTTTCATGCATTAACCAACCAAATTCGCGCTGCACTCGAGGCAAATATAATTCATACGCACTCCCACGTTGATGATGAATTGGTTTACCAAGTAGAAACCGTATTTAAAAAACACGTATTAGCGGCTAACGAAGCAAACAATTCTGAACAGGAATTTCAGCTAACCCAACGCATAGTAGCTAGCCTGGCATACTTTAAAAAGCACAACCCCGAAAAAGTAATGGCTATTCAACGCAAACTAAGCGCCTACCTGCAGCAGATTAGAGAATTAAATTTACAAGATACTGTATTTTATTCTTCAACAGGTAGGCGGCATTTGGGAAAGTGGTTGTTGGCCTCGGGTTTGTTTTTGTTAATAGGTCTGCCGCTTTACTTATTTGGGTTAATCACTAATTATTTACCTTATATTATACCTGCTAAGGTGGCTAATGCTTTAACCGAAGAAGCCGAATTTATCTCTCCTATTTTGCTTACCACGGGTATTTTTACTTTTCCAATATTTTATGGAGTAGAGTTGTATTTGGTTTGGTATGTTACGCATTCGTGGCTGTTGGTTTTCCTCTTTTTCATTTGTCTGCCTATAGCTGGCTTTTTTGTGCTGCATTATTACAAGCAACTGCAAAACATTCGGGCTAATCTAAGGCTACAAACTTTGTTTTTTAACGAGCGGAAACTAATAAATACTTTAATCCGGCAGCGCGAAGAATTATTAGCAGAGTTAGAACTTGCCCGCCAGGAATATTTGCAAAAAGTGCAACAAGTACCCTAA
- a CDS encoding ammonium transporter, whose translation MKEKLSIVPFSMLVIVSILGVALSGVPGSMPTEGLNSGDVAWMLAATGLVLLMTPGLALFYGGMVNAKNVISTMLQSFICMGIISILWIVVGFSLAFGDSIGGFIGDPRTYFMFNGVLESKPWPLAATIPLVLFAFFQLKFAVITPALITGSFSERIRFTSYILLACLFSMFIYAPIAHWTWHPDGFLFKMGVLDFAGGTVVHISAGCAALASAMYLGKRKKEIVHSSPSNIPYVLLGTGLLWFGWFGFNAGSAVSASGLAASAFATTNTAAAAAGLAWILFDAFRGKKPSAMGFCIGVVVGLVAITPAAGFVGISVSIFIGTVAAIISNLAVSWRGRSSLDDTLDVFPCHGVGGIVGMLMTGIFAHQSINPANTTGNGLFYGETKLFLIHLTALGIVVAFSFLGTFVLLKITDLITPLRVSEEEETIGLDVSQHEEKLLVA comes from the coding sequence ATGAAAGAAAAATTATCTATCGTTCCCTTTTCTATGCTGGTTATCGTCAGCATATTAGGTGTTGCCTTATCAGGAGTGCCCGGAAGTATGCCTACGGAAGGCTTAAACTCCGGCGATGTAGCCTGGATGCTAGCAGCAACAGGTTTGGTTTTACTAATGACTCCCGGTTTGGCATTGTTTTACGGAGGCATGGTAAATGCTAAAAACGTTATCTCAACGATGTTGCAGAGTTTTATCTGCATGGGTATTATCAGTATTTTATGGATTGTAGTAGGCTTTAGCTTGGCATTTGGCGATTCCATTGGTGGTTTTATTGGCGACCCGCGCACTTATTTTATGTTTAACGGCGTACTTGAAAGTAAGCCTTGGCCATTAGCCGCTACGATTCCGTTAGTGTTGTTTGCTTTCTTCCAATTAAAATTTGCGGTAATTACCCCTGCTCTAATAACCGGCTCTTTTTCCGAAAGAATTCGCTTTACCTCTTATATCTTATTAGCTTGTCTGTTCAGTATGTTTATTTATGCGCCAATTGCGCATTGGACCTGGCACCCGGATGGTTTCTTGTTTAAAATGGGCGTTTTAGATTTTGCCGGTGGTACCGTTGTACACATTTCGGCTGGTTGTGCGGCCTTAGCTTCTGCTATGTATTTAGGCAAGCGTAAAAAAGAAATTGTTCACTCTTCTCCTTCTAATATTCCTTATGTATTACTTGGTACGGGTTTGCTTTGGTTCGGCTGGTTTGGCTTTAACGCGGGTTCGGCAGTAAGTGCCAGTGGTTTAGCGGCCTCCGCTTTTGCTACTACCAATACTGCTGCTGCTGCTGCCGGTTTAGCTTGGATTTTATTTGACGCTTTCCGGGGTAAAAAACCTTCTGCCATGGGCTTCTGCATTGGCGTAGTAGTTGGTTTAGTAGCCATTACTCCTGCCGCTGGTTTTGTAGGCATCTCGGTAAGTATTTTTATTGGTACTGTTGCGGCTATTATCAGTAATTTGGCTGTTTCATGGAGAGGCAGAAGTAGCTTAGATGATACTCTGGATGTGTTTCCTTGCCACGGAGTAGGCGGTATTGTAGGTATGTTAATGACCGGTATTTTTGCCCACCAAAGTATTAACCCGGCTAACACTACCGGCAACGGCTTATTCTACGGCGAAACAAAATTATTCTTGATTCACTTAACCGCTCTGGGCATTGTAGTAGCCTTTTCTTTCCTGGGTACTTTTGTTTTATTAAAAATTACTGATCTCATTACTCCACTACGGGTATCAGAAGAAGAAGAAACTATTGGCTTGGATGTTTCTCAACACGAAGAAAAATTACTGGTTGCTTAA
- the purU gene encoding formyltetrahydrofolate deformylase, with the protein MNHILRIDCLDRKGLIYDITRVLFNHGLNIISNDEFVDNQLNHFYMRAEVEGELDAEQVIQELYTVLPGGVNIQLVPQQKKNIVILVTKEHHCLGDLLLRYEFNDLQVNILAVIGNYPVLESLVARFSIPFHFVSHEGKTREEHDEEIAQVVQSYQPEYIVLAKYMRVLSSGFVAQFPGRIINIHHSFLPAFIGANPYKQAYERGVKIIGATAHFVSNELDEGPIIAQNVIQVNHAHSARDMAQSGRDVEKIVLAQALKLIFADKVFVSGNRTIIF; encoded by the coding sequence ATGAATCACATACTACGTATTGATTGTTTGGATAGGAAAGGATTAATTTATGATATTACCCGAGTATTATTTAATCATGGACTAAATATTATCAGTAACGATGAATTCGTAGATAATCAGCTCAATCATTTTTACATGCGGGCGGAAGTAGAAGGGGAATTGGATGCCGAACAAGTTATACAAGAACTTTACACGGTTTTACCTGGTGGCGTAAATATACAACTGGTACCCCAGCAGAAAAAGAATATTGTCATTCTGGTTACCAAAGAGCACCACTGTTTAGGCGATTTACTTTTGCGGTACGAATTCAACGATTTACAGGTTAATATTCTGGCAGTAATAGGGAATTATCCGGTTTTAGAATCGCTGGTTGCCCGTTTTTCTATTCCGTTCCATTTTGTCTCCCACGAAGGTAAAACCCGCGAAGAACACGACGAGGAAATAGCGCAAGTAGTACAAAGTTACCAACCAGAATACATTGTGCTCGCGAAATACATGAGAGTGCTAAGTTCAGGTTTTGTGGCGCAGTTTCCGGGGCGTATTATTAATATTCATCATTCCTTTTTACCCGCTTTTATTGGCGCTAATCCCTACAAGCAAGCGTACGAACGAGGCGTAAAAATTATTGGAGCAACTGCTCATTTTGTAAGCAATGAGCTAGACGAAGGACCTATTATTGCGCAGAACGTTATTCAAGTCAATCATGCGCATAGTGCCCGCGACATGGCGCAATCGGGAAGAGATGTAGAAAAAATTGTGCTGGCTCAGGCTTTAAAATTAATTTTTGCCGATAAAGTATTTGTCAGCGGTAATAGAACCATTATTTTTTAA
- a CDS encoding Dabb family protein, whose translation MFVHHVFFWLKPELNQEQQAAFEAGVKSLLGIQFVKIGDVGRPATTDRPVIERSYSYSLLLAFENLADHDAYQVDPTHLKFVETCQQYWDRVQIYDSETV comes from the coding sequence ATGTTTGTACACCACGTGTTTTTCTGGTTGAAACCAGAATTAAATCAAGAGCAGCAAGCCGCCTTCGAAGCCGGCGTAAAATCGTTGCTAGGCATCCAATTTGTAAAAATAGGGGATGTGGGTAGACCAGCCACTACGGATCGGCCGGTTATTGAACGTTCGTATTCTTATTCCTTGCTGCTGGCTTTCGAGAATCTTGCTGATCATGATGCTTACCAGGTAGATCCTACGCATCTTAAATTTGTGGAAACTTGCCAGCAATATTGGGACCGGGTACAAATCTACGATTCGGAAACAGTATAA
- a CDS encoding copper homeostasis protein CutC produces the protein MINQLILEICTDSVYSCIQAEQGGAARVELCANLFEGGTTPTAGCLKIARQQIAIPIHVLLRPRGGDFCYTNDEFAVMQYDLEMIKSLGADGVVLGVLTPDGNMDVERTAALIKQARPLKVTFHRAFDMVADPVLALEQLIDLGVERLLTSGQEKSALEGSELIAELVRRAGNKLVVMPGGGITERNIARLHRETQAQEYHLTAREKLPSPMIYRNSNAFMGGELRLPEYELAFTNAQKVARTQLALNK, from the coding sequence ATGATAAATCAGCTTATTCTCGAAATTTGTACCGATTCGGTATACTCTTGTATTCAAGCCGAGCAGGGCGGGGCGGCCCGGGTAGAACTATGCGCTAACTTGTTCGAAGGCGGTACTACGCCAACAGCTGGTTGTCTAAAAATAGCTCGCCAGCAAATAGCCATTCCCATTCATGTTCTTCTGCGGCCCCGGGGCGGCGATTTTTGCTATACCAACGATGAATTTGCCGTAATGCAGTACGATCTGGAAATGATAAAAAGTTTAGGGGCAGATGGGGTGGTATTAGGAGTTTTAACTCCCGATGGAAACATGGATGTAGAACGTACGGCGGCCTTAATTAAGCAAGCCCGACCTTTAAAAGTTACTTTTCACCGGGCATTTGATATGGTAGCAGATCCAGTACTTGCCTTAGAGCAGTTAATTGATTTAGGGGTAGAGCGCTTACTTACTTCGGGCCAGGAGAAATCCGCTTTAGAAGGATCGGAATTAATTGCGGAATTGGTGCGAAGAGCAGGAAATAAATTAGTGGTAATGCCGGGCGGCGGTATCACGGAACGAAACATTGCCCGCTTGCACCGGGAAACCCAGGCTCAAGAATATCATTTAACGGCCCGCGAAAAGTTACCCAGCCCCATGATTTACCGGAACTCGAATGCTTTTATGGGAGGAGAACTACGCCTGCCCGAATACGAACTTGCTTTTACCAATGCGCAGAAAGTAGCCCGGACGCAATTAGCCTTAAATAAGTAG
- a CDS encoding mechanosensitive ion channel family protein gives MDLGLPIPYLLEKILHAAGLIIGSLVVGLLIKYLIFKALSIYSRRSEAIIVNSIIKFVKRPAGYFLPVLVFSIIMPLMPFTGGSYEVMRRIIETSLIIAFAWVLTRVVYVFEEVVRQSYQISKADNIRERKLLTQLQFIKRLVVLAIAFVALSLVLMSFAAVRKIGTGLLTSAGIAGIIVGFAAQRSLANLLAGFQIAFTQPIRIDDVVLLEGEYGNIEEITLTYVVVRIWDQRRLILPINYFIEKPFQNWTRSNAELLGTIFIYTDYTIPVDLVRAELERLMQASPLWDKRVCKLHVTESKEKTLELRALVSAHDSSSAFELRCDIREKLIGFIQKNYPASLPKTRTDSPIGLNGFSSSTTEA, from the coding sequence ATGGATTTAGGCTTACCTATACCTTACTTATTAGAGAAAATTCTGCACGCCGCAGGTTTAATTATCGGCAGCTTAGTAGTTGGCTTATTAATTAAGTACTTAATTTTTAAAGCATTAAGCATATACAGCCGGCGCTCCGAAGCGATTATAGTTAATTCTATTATCAAATTTGTTAAGCGGCCGGCGGGGTATTTTTTACCCGTGCTCGTATTTTCGATTATAATGCCGCTGATGCCTTTTACGGGAGGCAGCTACGAAGTAATGCGGCGCATCATAGAAACCAGCTTAATCATAGCCTTTGCCTGGGTGTTAACCCGGGTGGTATACGTATTTGAAGAAGTAGTCCGGCAGAGTTACCAGATTTCGAAAGCCGACAACATCCGGGAACGCAAATTATTAACGCAGTTACAGTTTATTAAACGCCTCGTTGTTCTGGCCATTGCGTTTGTGGCACTTTCGTTGGTGCTGATGAGCTTTGCTGCTGTCCGGAAAATAGGCACCGGTTTACTCACTTCCGCCGGTATTGCCGGAATTATAGTGGGCTTCGCGGCGCAACGCTCCTTAGCCAATTTACTAGCCGGCTTTCAGATTGCCTTTACGCAGCCCATTCGGATTGATGACGTGGTGTTACTGGAAGGTGAATACGGCAATATAGAAGAAATTACTCTTACCTACGTGGTAGTGCGTATCTGGGACCAGCGTCGGTTAATACTACCAATCAACTATTTTATTGAAAAACCCTTTCAGAACTGGACCCGCTCGAATGCTGAACTTTTAGGTACCATTTTTATCTACACCGATTATACTATACCAGTAGATTTAGTACGAGCTGAACTAGAACGACTGATGCAGGCTTCGCCGCTGTGGGATAAGCGCGTTTGCAAATTGCATGTAACGGAGTCGAAGGAAAAGACTTTAGAACTGCGGGCACTCGTAAGTGCCCACGATTCTAGTTCTGCATTTGAGTTACGCTGCGATATCCGGGAAAAACTTATCGGTTTTATTCAAAAGAATTATCCCGCCAGTTTACCTAAAACGCGCACCGATTCTCCGATAGGGCTTAATGGCTTTAGCAGCAGTACTACTGAAGCTTAA
- a CDS encoding glycosyltransferase produces MLDLNYPAKLNEDALKQALLAEIAWEVCNQVGGIYTVIQTKVQSMIEKWGDCYFLIGPYFPKMAAAEFEPTDDYSRPFGQAVLKMRNMGYEVHYGHWLVAGNPLIVLLNPYSVYDRLGEIKYRLWADHDIPTPDNDDLLNQTEAFGYLVKIFLTILIEPEITERPVIAHFHEWMVGSAIPALRREQAKIKIVFTTHATLLGRYLAMNDPSFYDNLTSVNWLKEAQHFNIETAVRIERAAAHGSHIFSTVSQVTARECIFLLDRIPDVLLPNGLNIERFTAIHEFQNLHAQFKEKIHQFVMGHFFQSYPFDLDHTLYFFTSGRYEYRNKGFDVTLEALARLNYRMQQAGIKKTVVMFFVTKQPYHSINAHVLQSRAMMQEIRDTCETIERQIGDRLFYYAASNSDVKLPNMTEFVDDYWQLRYRRNLQSWKTHILPSVVTHNLVHDQTDEILNFLRSAHLINNAHDRVKIVYHPDFISSTNPLFGLDYGQFVRGCHLGIFPSYYEPWGYTPLECIARGVPAVTSDLAGFGDYLAHRQVDEETARGTFVIKRRNRSFDDAVTQLTNYLFDYVRLNQRERISLRNRVENSSVEFDWKNLTKHYNRAYVLALDKEFT; encoded by the coding sequence GTGCTAGACCTAAATTATCCTGCTAAACTAAACGAAGATGCGCTGAAACAAGCGTTACTAGCCGAAATTGCCTGGGAAGTGTGTAACCAGGTAGGCGGTATCTACACCGTTATCCAAACGAAAGTTCAATCCATGATTGAAAAATGGGGCGATTGTTATTTTCTGATTGGGCCCTATTTTCCGAAAATGGCAGCGGCTGAGTTTGAACCGACTGACGATTACAGCCGGCCTTTTGGCCAGGCGGTACTCAAGATGCGCAATATGGGGTATGAGGTACATTACGGACATTGGCTCGTGGCGGGCAATCCCCTCATTGTATTGCTAAATCCATACAGTGTGTACGATCGGCTGGGAGAAATAAAATACCGGCTTTGGGCAGATCATGATATTCCGACGCCGGATAACGACGATCTTTTAAACCAAACGGAAGCTTTTGGCTACCTGGTAAAAATATTTTTAACTATTTTAATTGAACCTGAGATTACGGAAAGGCCTGTTATTGCGCATTTTCACGAGTGGATGGTCGGTTCGGCGATACCGGCTCTGCGGCGGGAACAGGCTAAAATTAAAATAGTATTTACTACCCACGCTACTTTACTAGGTCGTTATCTGGCCATGAACGATCCGTCGTTTTACGATAATCTTACCTCGGTAAACTGGTTGAAGGAAGCCCAGCATTTTAACATTGAAACCGCCGTACGCATTGAGCGGGCGGCCGCTCATGGTTCGCATATATTTAGTACGGTAAGCCAGGTTACCGCGCGAGAATGTATATTCTTGCTCGACCGCATTCCGGATGTGTTGTTACCGAATGGTTTAAATATTGAGCGATTTACCGCTATTCACGAGTTTCAAAACCTGCACGCCCAGTTCAAAGAAAAAATTCACCAGTTTGTAATGGGGCATTTTTTCCAGAGCTACCCATTTGATCTGGACCATACGCTGTATTTCTTTACTTCGGGCCGGTACGAATACCGGAACAAAGGTTTTGATGTAACTCTCGAAGCCTTGGCCCGGTTAAATTACCGGATGCAGCAGGCCGGGATTAAAAAAACGGTGGTTATGTTTTTTGTAACCAAGCAACCTTATCATTCCATAAACGCCCACGTGCTGCAATCGCGGGCTATGATGCAGGAAATCCGGGATACCTGTGAAACCATTGAGCGGCAAATTGGCGATCGGTTATTTTACTACGCCGCATCTAACTCCGATGTGAAATTACCTAACATGACCGAATTTGTGGATGATTACTGGCAACTACGTTATCGGCGTAATTTACAATCCTGGAAAACACACATACTGCCGAGTGTGGTAACCCACAACCTGGTCCACGACCAAACCGATGAAATTTTAAATTTTCTACGCTCCGCCCATTTAATCAACAATGCGCATGACCGGGTAAAAATAGTGTACCACCCGGATTTTATTTCTTCCACGAATCCTTTGTTTGGTTTAGATTACGGGCAGTTTGTGCGAGGCTGCCACCTGGGAATTTTCCCGAGTTATTACGAACCTTGGGGCTACACGCCGCTGGAATGTATTGCCCGGGGCGTACCCGCGGTTACTAGTGATTTAGCCGGCTTTGGTGATTACCTGGCTCACCGCCAGGTAGATGAAGAAACGGCTCGGGGTACTTTTGTTATCAAGCGGCGGAATAGAAGCTTTGATGATGCGGTAACTCAACTTACTAATTACTTATTTGATTACGTTCGTCTTAATCAGCGGGAACGGATTTCTCTGCGCAATAGAGTCGAAAACTCATCGGTAGAATTTGATTGGAAAAACCTAACCAAACATTATAACCGGGCGTACGTTCTGGCCTTAGATAAAGAATTTACTTAA
- a CDS encoding deoxynucleoside kinase yields the protein MHIAIVGNIGAGKTTLAQKLARHYKWALFEEVVDNNPYLKDFYDDMPRWAFHLQVYFLNSRFRQVQQIKHSQKSVVQDRTVYEDAYIFARNLHESGMMSPRDYDNYFELFRSLISMVTPPDLLIYLKADLPKLIAQIEKRNREYESNISIQYLRSLNEQYENWINHYDLGKLLVIDVNHLDFVSKPEDLGSIIDKINLELFGLFK from the coding sequence ATGCATATTGCCATTGTTGGGAACATTGGAGCTGGTAAAACAACCTTGGCTCAGAAACTAGCGCGTCATTATAAATGGGCTCTTTTTGAAGAAGTGGTGGATAATAATCCTTATCTAAAAGATTTCTATGACGATATGCCTCGCTGGGCTTTTCACTTGCAGGTATATTTCCTGAACAGCCGTTTCCGGCAAGTGCAACAAATAAAACACAGCCAGAAAAGCGTAGTACAAGACCGCACGGTTTACGAAGATGCGTATATTTTTGCCCGTAACCTGCACGAATCAGGGATGATGAGCCCACGCGATTACGACAATTATTTCGAATTATTTCGCTCTCTGATTAGTATGGTTACCCCGCCCGACCTTTTAATTTATTTAAAAGCCGATTTGCCAAAATTAATTGCGCAAATTGAAAAACGGAACCGGGAATACGAAAGCAATATCAGTATCCAATACCTGCGTAGTTTAAATGAGCAATACGAAAACTGGATTAACCACTACGATTTAGGCAAATTGCTCGTTATTGATGTAAACCATTTAGATTTTGTGTCGAAACCAGAAGATTTAGGCTCCATCATAGATAAAATTAACCTGGAATTATTTGGTCTTTTCAAGTAA
- a CDS encoding sensor histidine kinase produces the protein MKKSFIVLLHIGFWVCYLLLIAIMLAVYYRSSLNVSNQESRILNALKSLFLFAFIPSFTSYFSYYFILFPKYLQHKRIFLLIIHGILISVGAALIGYILIRYWIESGYMIDMDDAGRHGRSTAVTVIIAMTIIGLISGMVALVIKGFITWFNEIKLKKALKDRNYEIEMALIKSKLDPHLLFNTINNIDALILKDAVEASNYLNKLSDIMRFMLYETMAEKILLSQEIEYIEKYIALQKIRTANENYVHFAVTGIIGSKYIAPMIFIPFIENAFKHTHNKKLENAITVNIIIKKETIQLVCENKFDSRPSVKQINSGLGNELIQKRLHLIYSGKHILEVHKNNELYSVNLTITNG, from the coding sequence ATGAAAAAATCATTTATCGTTTTATTACATATAGGTTTTTGGGTCTGCTATTTACTATTAATAGCAATTATGCTAGCTGTTTACTATCGAAGTAGCCTTAACGTAAGTAACCAAGAGTCCAGAATTTTAAATGCCTTAAAAAGTCTTTTCCTTTTTGCCTTTATCCCTTCATTTACTTCATATTTCTCTTATTACTTTATATTGTTTCCTAAGTATCTTCAACACAAAAGAATTTTCCTTTTAATAATTCATGGCATATTAATTTCTGTAGGAGCAGCCCTAATTGGATATATCCTGATTCGGTATTGGATAGAATCTGGTTATATGATAGACATGGATGATGCTGGTAGACACGGCAGGTCAACCGCTGTTACAGTAATAATTGCTATGACTATCATTGGTCTAATATCTGGTATGGTTGCATTGGTTATTAAAGGGTTTATCACTTGGTTTAATGAAATTAAACTTAAAAAAGCTTTGAAAGATAGAAATTATGAAATAGAAATGGCCCTAATAAAATCAAAACTTGATCCTCATCTTCTATTTAACACCATTAATAATATCGATGCACTCATTTTGAAAGACGCCGTAGAAGCATCTAACTATTTGAATAAATTATCAGACATCATGCGGTTTATGTTGTATGAAACAATGGCTGAAAAAATCCTCCTTTCCCAGGAGATAGAATACATAGAGAAATACATTGCCTTGCAAAAGATAAGGACTGCAAACGAAAATTATGTACACTTTGCGGTAACTGGTATTATTGGCAGTAAATATATTGCCCCAATGATATTTATTCCATTTATTGAAAATGCCTTTAAGCATACTCATAACAAGAAACTTGAAAATGCTATAACTGTCAATATCATTATAAAGAAAGAAACCATACAACTAGTATGTGAAAATAAGTTTGACTCAAGGCCATCGGTTAAGCAAATAAATAGCGGTTTAGGTAATGAACTGATTCAAAAAAGACTACATCTTATTTATTCGGGAAAACACATTTTAGAAGTGCATAAAAACAATGAACTGTACAGCGTAAACTTAACAATCACTAATGGATAG